The genomic stretch GTATATGGACTGACGAAAGACAAATTCTTTGCTCAGCAGGGAGACTTGCGGGGACAAATTCGTAGAGCGGCGTTGTCGGTTTCAAATAATATCGCTGAGGGTTTCGAACGCGGCACAACGGCGGAACTGCTGGCGTTTCTTTATATTGCGCGGGGGTCGTGCGGAGAAACTCGCTCAATGCTGCTTTTTACGGAAAGATTTCCCGAGGCGGAGCATCTCAAATCTCAGATTTCAGATCTCAAATCTTTAGCT from Phycisphaerae bacterium encodes the following:
- a CDS encoding four helix bundle protein; translation: VYGLTKDKFFAQQGDLRGQIRRAALSVSNNIAEGFERGTTAELLAFLYIARGSCGETRSMLLFTERFPEAEHLKSQISDLKSLAESCSRQIRGWADNLQNSDIKGQRHLNDKVRIVYQGNKSREAFERQLEETLRKARPQDYPKEEE